The Amphiprion ocellaris isolate individual 3 ecotype Okinawa chromosome 6, ASM2253959v1, whole genome shotgun sequence genome contains a region encoding:
- the LOC129349059 gene encoding uncharacterized protein LOC129349059, whose product MISSQHVLDFLLLTETWIKPGDDSAFTELLPPRCSFLSTSRTSGRGGGVATVFKDNFTCTPLHVNNYSCFEVQLFTMELSCPVLCAVFYCPPKYNKNFIQEFSEFIAEVASKYEQLLICGDFNIHVCCPSDQLATDFKRLLSSVDLIQTVDAPTHSAGHTLDLIISHGLVVSLVKISETPISDHFPVIFEVLTPPPVGKPPVPASRCRIVTSSTAAEFETAFMDSEFYACDGINPTGCPDSFLSSFYSACSEILDTIAPIRSRSTKPRTDPWLNDSTRALRQRCRQAERRWKKNRLHVSLEILRDSLVQYQKAVKEAKSQYLSDIISTNGHCPRVLFSTINSVVSPHTDPLSDATVSTCEDFLCFFVDKVMSVRALCSSSISPDQSATTPHSPVFDHFEPISLSSLTDVVKHMKTTNCPLDVFPTKLLKDMFSTVGPVLLVLMNTCLSSGCVPASFKHAVVRPLLKKHISMLMFYLILDLFLTCLLSLKSLRKLFLHSYRHF is encoded by the coding sequence ATGATTTCTTCTCAACACGTGCTGGATTTCCTTTTGTTGACGGAAACGTGGATTAAACCCGGTGACGACAGCGCGTTCACTGAGCTCCTCCCCCCTCGCTGCTCTTTCCTCAGCACATCGCGAACGTCAGGTCGAGGGGGCGGAGTCGCCACAGTTTTTAAGGATAATTTCACTTGCACACCATTGCATGTAAATAATTATTCCTGTTTTGAAGTACAGTTGTTCACAATGGAATTATCTTGTCCAGTTTTATGTGCTGTGTTCTACTGTCCACCTAAATACAACAAGAACTTTATTCAGGAGTTCTCTGAGTTCATAGCAGAGGTGGCCTCCAAATATGAACAGCTTTTAATCTGTGGGgattttaacattcatgtttgtTGTCCGTCTGATCAGCTGGCCACTGATTTCAAACGTCTACTGTCATCCGTCGACCTTATTCAAACTGTGGATGCTCCTACACATAGTGCTGGGCATACACTGGACTTAATTATTTCTCATGGGCTTGTGGTGtcacttgttaaaatatctgaGACTCCCATCTCAGATCATTTCCCAGTTATTTTTGAAGTTCTTACTCCTCCACCTGTTGGAAAGCCTCCTGTCCCAGCATCTCGCTGTCGGATTGTTACTTCTTCAACAGCTGCAGAGTTTGAGACTGCTTTTATGGACTCTGAGTTTTATGCTTGTGATGGAATTAATCCTACTGGATGCCCAGACAGCTTCCTGTCATCTTTCTACTCAGCTTGTTCTGAAATCCTGGACACTATCGCCCCTATTAGGTCCAGGTCCACCAAGCCCAGGACTGATCCCTGGTTGAATGATTCAACCCGGGCCCTCAGACAGCGCTGCAGACAGGCAGAGCGACGCTGGAAAAAGAACAGGCTACATGTATCGCTGGAGATACTGAGGGACAGTCTCGTTCAGTATCAGAAGGCTGTGAAGGAGGCTAAATCACAATATCTGTCGGATATTATCTCGACAAATGGACACTGCCCCCGTGTGTTGTTCAGTACAATTAATTCTGTTGTGAGCCCCCACACCGATCCTCTGTCTGACGCCACTGTTTCTACATGTGAAGACTTTCTATGCTTTTTTGTGGACAAAGTGATGTCTGTGAGAGcattgtgcagcagcagcatcagcccAGATCAGTCTGCTACAACCCCACACTCTCCAGTGTTTGACCACTTTGAGCCCATCTCCCTTTCATCCCTTACTGATGTAgttaaacacatgaaaacaacaaattgcccTTTGGATGTTTTCCCAACTAAATTGCTTAAAGATATGTTTTCTACTGTTGGGCCTGTCCTCTTGGTTTTAATGAACACTTGTCTTAGCTCAGGATGTGTTCCAGCTTCTTTTAAACATGCTGTTGTGAGACCActcttaaaaaaacacatctcgATGCTAatgttttatctaattttagacCTGTTTCTAACTTGCCTTTTATCTCTAAAGTCCTTGAGAAAATTGTTTTTACACAGTTACAGGCATTTTTAG
- the LOC111575853 gene encoding deoxycytidine kinase 2-like: MMSALYGCVLFNCVSKLRKQTALTQVRRFVQWKMSGGLIRAGNTATPPTIVAMANRKRNLSFPSSRCLSKSAEEAKARVKRVSIEGNIAVGKSTFAKLLQSACSDWEVMAEPVSKWQNIRSETSKGTEPQSTVSNLLQMMYQDPQRWSYTFQTYSCMSRLRTQLQPPPACLLNSEGTPVQVYERSVYSDRYIFALNMFELGCINTTEWAVYQDWHSLLVEQFGHQVELEGIIYLRAPAKKCMERLKKRGRAEEKGVKLDYLDKLHVQHERWLVEKSTEIHFEKLKQIPVLELDASVEFKSDPVVREQFITKVKNFFNAL; this comes from the exons ATGATGTCAGCGCTGTATGGATGTGTTTTATTCAACTGTGTTTCCAAATTAAGAAAGCAAACAGCTTTGACACAGGTCAGGAGATTTGTGCAGTGGAAAATGTCTGGGGGTTTAATACGAGCTGGAAACACAGCAACACCACCGACAATAGTAGCGATGGCTAATAGGAAAAGGAATCTCAGTTTTCCTTCTTCGAGGTGCCTGTCAAAGTCAGCTGAGGAGGCAAAAGCTCGAGTGAAGAGAGTTTCTATCGAGGGCAACATTG CTGTTGGAAAGTCCACCTTTGCTAAACTCCTGCAGTCGGCTTGTTCAGACTGGGAAGTGATGGCAGAGCCTGTCAGCAAGTGGCAGAACATCAGGAGTGAGACCTCCAAG GGGACAGAGCCCCAGTCAACAGTCAGCAACCTGCTGCAGATGATGTACCAGGACCCTCAGCGCTGGTCTTACACATTTCAGACATATTCCTGTATGAGCCGGCTGAGAACACAGCTACAACCTCCTCCAGCTTGCCTGCTTAACTCAGAGGGAACACCTGTCCAGGTGTATGAGCGCTCAGTCTACAGTGACAG GTACATCTTTGCTCTCAACATGTTTGAGCTGGGTTGTATCAACACTACAGAGTGGGCAGTCTACCAGGACTGGCACTCACTGCTGGTGGAGCAGTTTGGACACCAAGTGGAGCTAGAGGGCATCATTTACCTCAGAGCCCCAGCAAAA AAATGTATGGAGCGTCTGAAGAAGCGGGGAAGAGCAGAGGAGAAGGGAGTGAAACTGGACTATCTGGATAAGCTGCATGTTCAGCATGAGAGGTGGCTAGTTGAGAAAAGCACCGA GATCCATTTTGAGAAGTTAAAACAGATACCTGTTTTAGAACTCGATGCCAGTGTGGAGTTTAAGAGTGATCCAGTTGTGCGGGAGCAATTTATTACCAAG GTGAAGAACTTTTTCAATGCTTTATGA
- the LOC129349120 gene encoding iron-sulfur cluster assembly 2 homolog, mitochondrial-like, translating to MEKGEFLRIHVEGGGCSGFQYKFSIDSNKNEEDRVFEQGGVGVVVDQDSLEFVKGATVDFSQELIRSTFQVLKNPQADHGCSCGSSFSVKL from the exons ATGGAGAAAGGCGAGTTCCTGAGAATACATGTGGAGGGAGGAGGCTGCTCTGGGTTCCAGTACAAATTTTCTATCGACAGCAACAAGAATGAGGAGGACAG AGTGTTCGAGCAGGGAGGAGTGGGCGTTGTCGTGGACCAGGACAGCCTGGAGTTTGTGAAAGGAGCCACTGTGGACTTCAGTCAGGAGCTGATCCGTTCCACCTTCCAAGTGCTGAAGAATCCTCAGGCTGATCACGGCTGCTCCTGTGGCAGCTCCTTCTCTGTCAAACTATGA